ACCAGTGATTTTGGCTGTGCTAGCGACACAACACAATACTTTACATTAGAAAGCAAAGTATCAGCTCCAATTATCGAACGTGCAACTGTTGAAAACGATGAGCACATTTTGGTTGAATGGAAAAAACCAATTGAAGGAATCCCCAAAACTTATCACCTTGAACGATCGGATGATGGGAACTGGTGGGATTATCTTTCAGAAGAAGATCAATCCATATTCAGCTTTGAAGATTATATGGTTTATCCAGATATCCAAAGCTACTATTATAGGCTAAGTGTTACAGATAGTTGCGATTATACAGGAGAATACTCGAATAATGGGAAGAGTATTTTGCTACAAGTTGATACCAGCGAAGCATATCCGAAGCTTGTTTGGTCGGCTTATGAAGAGTGGGCACAAGGAGTTGCGGGTTATGCAGTGCAGGTTGCTGGTTCCTCGTCACTGGTCACTCGGGATCTCGTTTACCAACGAGTAACGAGCAACGAGCAGCTAGTAAGCAGTTTCACCGACAGCCTGACAAAACTAAACTCAGTATATTACTGCTACCGTGTAATCGCCTACCGCAACTATGACAGCCTTCAATCTGTTTCAAACATTGTCTGTATCCCAACAGAGCTCCGCTTATTCGTTCCAAATTCCTTTACGCCCAATGGAGATGGCATTAATGATATATTCCTTCCAAAAGGCATTTTTGTTTCTGAATACAATTTGCAGATTTTCAATAGATGGGGGGAGAAGCTGTTTGAGAGTGATGATTTGAATAAAGGTTGGGATGGGAGTTTTAAGAACAAAGTTTGCCAACTGGGAACCTATTATTATCAGATTAGGGGAAAAGGTGCAAATGGGAAAAGTGAAGTGCATAATGGGACTGTGCAGTTATTGAAATAATGAAAAGGACAATTCTTCACATCTGAGTCAATCTTTGATAATCAGTGTATATACACACTTTGCAAACATAAAATGAAAAAAACTTTCAGAATCATAGCATTTCTTTTTTTCATATGTATTGTGCTACTTATGAATAGTAACTGTGACAAAGAACCTATAAATCCCAACCCGGGCTTTACTGATACTCTCTTTCAATCTCAAGAATTTTTAGACTATTGGTATTTTGAAGAGGGAAGCTGGTGGGTTTACAAGCGAATAGATACAGTAGCAGAAATATATGATACAGCAATTGTTACCAGAACTTGGAACCAATTCATTTTCTCCAAATATTTTCAGCCTTATTGTATTGAGCGCTACTATATGGATGTATATCATAAATCGGAATATTTGAAAAAAACAGGACATAAAATAAACTACGAATCAAACCAGCAAGATATTTTATCTGTGAATTATGGGGGTATTTATTTTGGAGGAAGAAATTTCTTCTGGTGGCCAGTGAAGTTTGATACTATTGGAGCAACTGCAATTTTGGATACGAATTCGATAAATATAATATCAGGCGCCTATGATAATATAGTACATATTAAAAGTTATGGTGGATATTTTTGGGTATCCAAAAACTTTGGATTAGTAAAATTAGATTCTTATGACGGTGAAACTTGGGAATTAGTAAGTCATCATCTAATAAGATAAAAATGAAAACAA
Above is a window of Bacteroidota bacterium DNA encoding:
- a CDS encoding gliding motility-associated C-terminal domain-containing protein; its protein translation is TSDFGCASDTTQYFTLESKVSAPIIERATVENDEHILVEWKKPIEGIPKTYHLERSDDGNWWDYLSEEDQSIFSFEDYMVYPDIQSYYYRLSVTDSCDYTGEYSNNGKSILLQVDTSEAYPKLVWSAYEEWAQGVAGYAVQVAGSSSLVTRDLVYQRVTSNEQLVSSFTDSLTKLNSVYYCYRVIAYRNYDSLQSVSNIVCIPTELRLFVPNSFTPNGDGINDIFLPKGIFVSEYNLQIFNRWGEKLFESDDLNKGWDGSFKNKVCQLGTYYYQIRGKGANGKSEVHNGTVQLLK